The Aneurinibacillus migulanus genome contains the following window.
CGCAGTGAGGGCTAACAACTGGTTATTTATGACTCCAATTTTTGGATATATAGTAGCTGCTATTTTTTTAAACGAATCTATTACTATTTTTGATGTTACAGCAACAGTATTTGTAATAACTGGATTACTACTTTCAGGAAACATAGCCATCCACCCTATAAGTATAGTACTTTCTAACTCAAAAGAAGGTAGGGTCTCACCACACATCCATAAAGTTAAGAAATTTGTTGAATTCTTATAGACAACTGTGAAAATAAAGTTGTAGACTGGCAACGGCATCAGCTAACGGGGAGATTAGTTACTCGATAGCTTTTTCAGAAATAAATAAAGACGCTATTATTATATACGAACCAATATTCTGATTCAGAGGTGAAGAGTATGGATTTCTTTAACGAGCTGGATCGGTATATAAATGAGATTAAAGAGCGTATTTCTGCATCAGCAGCAATATGTGTTATAAAAGACAACAGAATCGTACATGAATGATATTCTGGATTTCACCATTTTCATAAGGGTGCCAGGAAGGAAGATGAACTTTCCCAGTTTAATGTTTATTTAACAAGGGTTACATAGGTTGGTCTTGCTACTGCTATCGCTATAAATGATGGCGCAATCAAAAGCCTTGATGATCCAATTAGCAGGTATGTTATGAATTACGACAGTAAAATTCTCGGTAATACAACAATAAGACATTTAGTTACAAGGACAACGGGCTTATAATTTCAAGGTAATAGCGTAGTATGTAAATTTGAAAAGGGTATATTATTTGAGGGGAAAAAACTGAGGTATTGGCAGCGATTATTAAGAATGCAACAGGAAAAACTGTTTCGAAATCATTAGTGAACGAGTGTTTAAACCTTTAGGAATGACTCAAACGGAGTGGAGAACCGAAGGTAAAGAAACCCTAGTTTGTGACATAAATGATCCTAATAGCTATCCTACTTTGAGACTTGAATCAAATGAAGGTAGTGATCGTAATCTCTATGTTAGCACGAGGGAGCTCGCTTCATGGGGGAACTTGCATCTCGGCGGAAAGAATAGATTCGATTACATTTCTGATATTCAAAGGTTTGGTAATCTTAGTCCGGTTGTTTTAAACCAACACTCTAAAGTTGGTTAGTCTAATGCAAGAAGAGACTCTCCATATCGGCTGTCATGACAATTCCTGCACCTAAACATGAGTACGGAGTGTAACTGAGCAAGTATAATGTTATGAAAACAGGAGTGTAAAGATGATTCAAACCACAGAAAAGCTTGTACAATTGTTAAGGTCTGATCCAAGGATAGATGCCAGCATTCTTATATCTTATTGCCGCATAATATCAATGTACGGAGACAAGGAGGATGCAGCGGCTTTATTTCATATCTTCACAGAGCAGCCCTCTGATTATAGGCGTACGCTATTGCTTGATTCTGTTATGAGATGCGGAGACTTGGCACTGGCTGAGGAAGTAGATCATTTTTGCTTCGATCAAGGACAACTCAAGGAAGGCATGCCAAGCGAAGTTTTACATGTACTGGGGTATATGGGGTATGAGAAATACATCGATTATATGGTGGATTGCATTTGTGCAAACGACTGGTACCTATCCAAAGATACCTGCTTGGGACTGCTGCATCTTCCTTGTGAATCGTATCAGGAGAGGTTGGAAAGTGAGTTGGAAAAGGTATACGGACAGCCGCTTTTTCCTGAATTTTTACCAGCTCTGAGTTTTAAATTTACAAATGAACAGATCGTTCCCAGGCTGCTTGCGTGGGGAGAACAGGCGTCAACGGATTGTAATGCCGGGCTGATCCTGGGCATTTCCATGTTTGGACGTACGCAAAAAGAACAAATAAAATATATATTAATGGAACCATTTTGGGAAATGTACAGTACTGGTACGGGAAGCTATTGGTGGGGCTATATGGCCATGCAAATGGTTGAGCTGACGTTCAGCGAACTCATCTCGGCTCTCAAGGATCAGACACCTGTTGTTCAAGAACAAGCAGACTGCATCCCGGACAAACGGACGATGGAACACAGGCTTCATGTACTGCACGATTTGCTGGAATTGAAGCTAATTGGTGATCCAAATCCGGTAAGGTTTGCCCCGCTCAATCAAGAGCGGATAACCAGCCTCTACCAGGATTTGTTTCAGTGGAGTAATGAACATGAGGATGACTCAGTAACAGGAAGAATCAGCAGTTACTTAGGATACGGTCATCCGCTGTTGGAGAAGTACACGCAATTAAGAATGAGAATGGAAATGGGGATGAAGCAAGAGTTGGAATTGCAGGCCTGGGCAAGCAACGGCAAAATTAATATCTAAGAAACTCCTTTATTGTTGTGGACTTCCTTATTGTTATTCATGAAATAATACTCTTTTTTTCTCCATAAGAGTAATGCCAAGGTGCTACAAGTCATTTTTAGTGCATGAAGCGATTTTTTGGGTATATTCATTTGCTAATTCCCCTTTTTTCTTTAAATTAATTTTACTTTCTGAGATAAAAAGCCCGGCTAATGTAAGAATTGTCCCGGAGGCAGTCAGATATGTTATTTGTTCATGTAAAACAATGATAGAAGTAAATAGTGTAACGATGGGAACCACGTAAATATAGACGCTAGTTTTAACGGCCCCCAACACTTTAACGGCATAATTCCATGTAATAAAACAAAGAGCAGAAGCACCAAGACCCAAGAATAATATATTGAATAAGGAAACGGGATTTGCAAAACGTTCCAGTTTCAATTGAAAGTCAAACAGAAATAAAGCAGGGAGCATAAATAAAATTCCATAAAAAAACACTCTTTTTGTTGTTTGGATCGTATGATATCCGTAATTACTGATTTTTCTAGTCAATACAGCATAAATAGCCCAGATTAGAGTAGCCAATATGGCTA
Protein-coding sequences here:
- a CDS encoding DMT family transporter, whose translation is MKNKNTAGHLSALITILIWGTTFIATKILLNNFSPIDILFFRFVIGFIVLIVVYPYRLKVTNKKHELTFACAGLCGVTLYYLLENIALTFTMASNVGIISSVVPFFTVILTYLFLKEEPLRINFFIGFVIAITGIFLISFNGTSNFHLNPLGDLLAILATLIWAIYAVLTRKISNYGYHTIQTTKRVFFYGILFMLPALFLFDFQLKLERFANPVSLFNILFLGLGASALCFITWNYAVKVLGAVKTSVYIYVVPIVTLFTSIIVLHEQITYLTASGTILTLAGLFISESKINLKKKGELANEYTQKIASCTKNDL